The DNA region CGGTCCCGCTTGCGGCTGATCTCGTAAAGCCCCATCGCGGTCCAGCCGATCAACACCGTCTCGGCCGATTCCGCACGAAAGGCGGCGCGCAACACCTGATCCAGCGTGCCGCGGTCGCGCTTGGGGCAGGGGGCGAAATCGACCACGATCTGTCCGCCCAGCCCGCGCAGCCGCAACTGCCGGGGCAGGTCGCGCGCCAAGGCGATGTTGGCCTTGAGCCCGGCGGCCGGGGAATGGTCGCTGCCGGTGTTCACGTCGATCGCGACCAGCGCCCGCAGGGCCTCGATCTCGGCCCAGGCACCGCCGCCCAGGTCCAGACGCGGGTGCAGCAGCTGGCGCACGGCCTCGGCGGCGCCGGTCGTCTCGAAGGCGTCCGGGCCTTCCTCGATGCCGTCGGGGGGCGGATCGGACCAGTCCTGCCAGGCCAGCGCGGCGGGCTCGGGCGCATCGAGCAGCAGTTCCGGTCCGCCCTCGCGATCCGTGCAGACCGCCCGGGCGAGGTCGAGCAACTCGCCCAACTCGGCGGCGATCTCTTCGCCGTCGGTCACGGCGGCCACGCTGCGAAAAACGATGCCGGGGGGATCGCCCTGGCCGGCCAGGGCGGTTTCGCCCAGCTGGGTCAGGTCGTCGCGCAACGCGGTGTCGCGGATGCGGCGCGAAACGTTCACCCCCGGGGCGCCCGGCGTGACGATGGCACTGCGGCCCCGGAAATTCAGCCGCGAAGAGACCGGGATCGCCTTGCCCTCTTCGGCGCTGCCGCTGACCTGGACGATCAGCGACTGGCCCTCGCGCAGGCCGGCGCGATCGCGCAGATAGCCGCGCGCGCCGTCGGGCAGGCGCAGAAAGACGCCGCCCTGGCCCTTGACCAGGCGGTCGACGCGGGCGCGGCAGATCGCGCCGGGCGACAGCGGCGTCGCACCCGCGGCGTCGAGAATCAGGTCCTCCAGCCGGCCGTCCTGCATCAACGCGGCGGCGTCGCGGCCGAAAATCTGGCCCAGCACGATCTGGCGGCCCTTCATGGCGTCTGCTCCCGGATACCGATGGCGGCGAGCAGGGCGGCGGTTTCGGCCAGGGGCAGGCCGACGACGGCGCTGTACGAGCCCTGCAGCCAGATCGCGAAGGCGCCCGCGCGGCCCTGGATCGCATAGCCGCCGGCCTTGCCCCGCCATTCGCCCGAATCGAGATAGGCGTCGATCTGGGCGGCCGTCAGCGGGCGGAAACGGAGGGTGGTCGCGACCAGCCGTTCGCGCAGCCGGCCGTCATGCAGCAGCGCGACCGCGGTCAGCACCCGGTGCCGGCGGCCCGAGAGAAGCTGCAGGAACTGCCGCGCCTCGGCCGCGTCGGCCGGCTTGCCGAGGATGCGGCGGCCGGCGACCACGGCAGTATCCGCGCAGAGAATCGGGCCATCGGCCTGTCTGGCCAGGACCTCGGCCTTTTCGCGGGCGATGCGGCGGACATAGTCGCGCGGGTCTTCCTGCCGCCGCGGGGCCTCGTCGATCTCGGCCGGCAGGATGCGGGCGGGGACGATGCCGATCTGGGCCAGAAGCTCCAGCCGGCGCGGGCTGGCCGACCCGAGGATCAGCTCGGGTGCAGAGGGCTGCGACTCCGAGGCAGAGGCGGGCGTTGCCGGCATATCCCGGGCCGTCATGGCGGTCGCGGCTTTATTTGAAGCGGTAATTGATCCGCCCCTTGGTCAGGTCGTAGGTGTTCATTTCCACCTGCACCTTGTCGCCGGCAAGGACCCTGATGCGGTTCTTTCGCATCTTTCCTGCCATATGCGCGATGATCTCATGGCCGTTCTCTAGCTCGACCCGGAATGTCGCATTCGGCAGGAGTTCCTTCACGACGCCGGGAAATTCGAGCATTTCTTCCTTGGCCATGTCTTCTCCTGTAGGGGTGACCCGCGCCGTGGCGGGCGCAAGCTACATGCGTCCAGACGGGGCATTTTTCAAGGGGAATCTGGGCTGGAGCGGGCTCTTGGGGGCGATGCGCAAGGCAAAATCGCGGAAATGGGCGCAAATGGCACGCGTGGAGCCGGTGAAGGCGGGCAAGGCGCCTCATGCCAGGCTTGCGCCCTTTGCATGTCTGGACTTCGCCACGAACGGCTTGGCGGCATATGGTCGCATCTGTTAACGCTCGCAAACCCGCTTTCCCCTCTACGCCAGCCCCGGAAGGTCCCATGCCGCCGCAGCCGAACCTGAAACTCGCCATTCTCGCGCTCGGGCTCGGAGCCTTCGCCATCGGCACCTCGGAATTCGCCGCCATGGGGCTGCTGCCCTGGTATGCGAACGACCTGGGGATCACCGAGCCGCAGGCGGGCCATGTCGTCAGCGCCTATGCGCTGGGGGTGGTCGTGGGGGCGCCGATCACCTCGATCCTGGGCGCGCGGCTGCCGCGCCGGCGCTATCTGGCGGCGCTGATCGCCGCCTATGGGGTGATGAACCTGCTGGCGGCGGTGCTGCCGGGCTATGGCACGCTGGTGGTGACGCGCTTTCTGGCCGGGCTGCCGCATGGCGGCTTCCTGGGCGTGGCCATGCTGTTCGCCGCCGATGCCCTGCCGCGCGAGCAGCGTGCCAAGGGGGTGACGCAGGTGCTGCTGGGCCTGACCGTCGCCAATATCGCCGGGGTGCCGCTGGCCGGGGTGCTGGGGCAGGGCTTCGGCTGGCGCTGGGGCTTTGCGCTGCCCGGCGTGCTGGCCTTGCTGGCGGGCTGGCTGATCCTGCGGCTGGCGCCGCGGGTCGGTGCCGCCAAGGATGCGCGGCCGCTGGACGAGCTGAAGGCCCTGGGCAATCCGGCGGTGATGCTGATCCTGCTGGTGGGCGCCATCGGCTTCGGCGGGCTTTTCGCCGTCTATTCCTATCTTTCGGCCGCGATGCTGGCGACGACGCAGCCTCCGGGCTGGGCGGTGCCGGCGATGCTGTCCGCCTTCGGCATCGGCGGCACGCTGGGCAGCATCCTGGCGGCGCGACTGACCATCCGCTTCGGCACCTGGGGCGCGGCCCTGCGGCTGATGGTCTTCATGGCGCTGACCCAGGGCTTTGCCGCCTATGCGGTGGGCAGCTGGGGGCTGATGCTGGCCTCGTCCTTCCTGCTGGGCCTGGGCTCGGGCATGGTGGTGCCGCTGCAGACCCGGCTGATGGACGTGGCCGGACGCGCGCAAAGCATGGCCGCCGCGATGAACCACGCCGCCTTCAACGCCGCCAATGCGCTGGGGCCCTGGCTGGCGGGGCTGGCGCTGACGGCGGGCTGGGGCTGGCGCTCCTCGGGACTGGTGGCGGTGGCGCTGTCAATCGCCGGGATGCTGGCGCTGGGGCTCGCCTGGTGGCACGCGCGCAACACCGGGGGCACCGTGCAGGATCACCCGGCGCGAGTTTGACGCGAACTCGCGCCGCCACGAGATGAACAGCACGTAGCTGGTCGCCAGAAACAGCCCCAGCGGCCCGGCCAGCCAACCGAGCGCCCCCAGCGCGAAATAGACGCAGCGCAGCCCCGAGTTGAAGCTGCGCGCCGCGGTGATGTTGATCTCGGCCGCCTGCAGGGCCGCGGGCAGGGCGCGCGGATCGCCTGCACTGTTCGGCACCGAGGCCATCATGATCGCGCAATAGCCGAACAGCCGGTGCGACCAGACGAAGCGCAGCAGCGCATTGGCGACGAAGAACAGCACCACGACGATCTTGATTTCCCATTTCAGCGCCGGGACATGACCCAGATCGAACTGCCGCGCCACGCCGGCCAGCTGGTCGGTCTTGCCGATCAGCGCCAGCCCGCCGCCCACCGCGATCAGGCAGGCCGAGGCGAAAAAGGCCGTGCCCTCGCGCAGGGTGGTCAGGATATTGCCGTCGAAGATGCGCGGATCGCGGGCGACGAAATGCCGCATCCATTCCCGGCGGTATTCGTTCATCAGCACCGAGACCGACGGCCGGCCCTTCGGCGGATGCTCGGTGACCCAGCCTATGCCCAGCCAGGCCAGGAAAAGCCAGGCTACGGCGCAGAGGTCGGCCGTGGTGAAGGCGCCGGGAAGAGAGGTGTCGATATGCATGCCGCTTTTCTATCGCCGCGGCGGGCATGTTGCCAGTCCGTCGCGGCGTGCCTACCTTGTCGGTGTAACGAGCAACCCGGAGGGTAACATGGCCGCACCGCATGCCATTCACGAGGAATTTCCGAACGATGCCGCGCGCATCCACGAGCTGAAGGTCTCGGACGCGCATTTCGCCCGCCTGCTCGATGAATATGACCAAGTGAACGACAAGGTCTTCGGCGCCGAAAGCCGCCACACGCCGATGTCGGCCGAGGCCGAGACCGCGTTGCGCAAGCAGCGCGCCGCGCTGAAGGACGAGATCGCGCGCATGCTGACCGGCGCGCGCGCCTGATGCGGATGCCCGTCCCGATGCCGGCGTCATCGCCCGCCGCGGCGCCATCTCGGCGCGGCTGCGGAGGGCGCTGCCGGCGCCGGGGCGGCCCGCCCTCGCGGACGAGCGTTTCACCGTTTTCCAGATGGCCCAGACGCAGCGGCGGCGGTCTTGAAACCCCACGCCCGCATTCCTACCTGAAATCCTGTCGGAGGGCCGATGCGGCGCCGACGGACCTGCTCGCCCGCAAGGGGAGCAAGCCTTTGTATCGCTTGTGAAGGATGCGAAAAATGCGCAACTTTGATCTGACCCCGCTTTATCGTGCCTCGGTCGGCTTCGACCGCATGGCGGATGTCATGGACCGTGCCCTGTCGGCCGATATTGCGACCTATCCCCCCTACAATATCGAGAAGACCGGCGAGAACGCCTATCGCATCTCGATCGCCGTGGCCGGGTTCTCGGCCGACGAGTTGACCGTCGAGGTTCGGGACGGCGCCGTCATCGTCTCGGGCAAGAAAGCCGCCGAGGAAGATGGCCGGACCTACCTGCATCGCGGCATCGCCACCCGCGCCTTCGAACGTCGCTTCACCCTGGCCGATCATGTCCGCGTCCATGGCGCCAGCCATGAGGACGGCATGCTGAACATCGACCTGCTGCGCGAGATCCCCGAGGCGCTGAAGCCTCGCAAGATCGAGATCGCGAAGCCGGCGAAAGCGGTGGAAAAGCTGGACGCCTGAGCTCCGGTCGCACCGCGCGGGGGCTCTGCCCCCGCACCCCCGGAGTATTTGGAAAACGGAGAAAGCAGGGCGTGGCCGCGGGGCCGCGCCCTTTTGGGTTCACAGCTTGCGGCGGGCGCGCAGCGCGGCGGCGATGGTGCCGTCGTCGAGATAGTCGAGCTCGCCGCCGATGGGCACGCCCTGGGCCAGGCCGGTGACGACGACGCCGGTGGGGGCCAACGCCTCGGCGATGTAATGCGCCGTGGTCTGGCCCTCGACCGTGGCCGAAAGGGCGAGGATGACCTCGGCGATGTTTTCCTCGGCGATGCGGTCCAGAAGCTGCGGGATGCGCAGGTCCTCGGGGCCGATCTCGTCCAGCGCCGACAGGCTACCGCCCAGGACGTGATAGCGGCCGCGAAAGGCGCGGCCGCGCTCCATCGCCCAGAGGTCGGCGACATCGGTGACGACGCAGATCTCGCCGGTGGCACGGGCGGGATCCTCGCAGATCGGGCAGATGTCGGCGCCGGTGACATTGCCGCAGACCAGGCATTCGCGGGCATTTTCCGCGACATGGCCCATCAGCCCGGCCAGTTGCGCCATCTGGCCGGCGCGCTTGCGGATCAGGTGCAGCACGATGCGGCGCGCCGAGCGCGGGCCGAGGCCCGGCAGCCGCGCCATGGTGGCGATCAGCGTCTCGATCTCATCGCCCGAAGAGGCCATTCAGAACGGCATCTTCATGTCGGCGGGCAGGCCCAACTCGTGGGTCAGCCGGGCCATTTCCTCGGCCGCGCGGTCCTGGGCGCGGCGCTGCGCGTCCTTGATCGCGGCCAAGATCAGGTCCTCGACCACCTCCTTGTCCTCGGCCTTGAAGATCGAGGGGTCGATGTCGAGCGCGGTCAGCTCGCCCTTGGCCGTCGCCGTGGCCTTGACCAGGCCGGCCCCGGATTCGCCGGTGACGGTCAGGCGGGTCAGCTCCTCCTGCATCTCGGCCATCTTGGTCTGCATCTGCTGGGCGGCTTCCATCATCTTCGACAGGTCGCCCATGTCTCCCAAGCCTTTGAACATCGCTTACTCCTCGTCCTCGAAAGGATCCCATTCCTCGACCTCGGCCACCGGGCCTTCGGTCAGCTCATGCGGGGATGTATCCTCGCCCGCCGGTTTTTCAACCGCGACCGGCTGCGGCGCGGGCCGGATCTTGATGATCTTCGCCGCGGGGAAATGGGCAAAGATCGCCTGCACCGCAGGGTTTTCCATGGCCCGGGCGCGCGCCTGCGCCTCGCGCGCGGTGCGCTGTTCCGAGATCGTGGGCTGGCCGGGTTCCGAGACCACGACCACCGCCCAGCGTTGCCCGCCGGTCCAGCCGCGCAGCCGCTCGGCCAGCCGCTGGGCAAAGTCGCGCGGCGCGTCGTCGGTCGGGTTGAAGTCGATCCGACCGGGGGCATAGCGGACCAGGCGCAGGTGATCCTCGACATCGAGCAGCAGCTTCATGTCGCGCATGCGCCGGATCAGTTCGATGACGGATGCGAAATCGGGAAAACCGGCCAGCGCGTCGGGCGAGACCGCGATGGCCGCGGCGCTGCCGTCGGGGCGGGCGGCGATGGGCGCGCGGGGCGCGGCTGCGCGCGGGGCCTCGCTGCGCGCAGCGCCGGGGGCGGCGGCGCGGTTGAACTCGCCCGCCGCCGCGCTGGCCTGGACCTTGCGGATCAGCGCCTCGGGGTCGGGCAGGTCGGCGACATGGGTCAGGCGGATGATGGCCATTTCCGCCGCCATCATCGCGTTCGGCGCAAGGCCGACCTCTTCCAGCGCCTTCAGTAGCATCTGCCAGAGCCGGGTCAGGGCGCGCATCGGGATGCGTTCCGCGATCTGCTGGCCGCGGGCGCGTTCGTCCGGGCCGATGGTCGGATCCTCGATCGCCTCGGGGGTGATCTTCACGATGCTGACCCAATGCGTGATCTCGGCCAAGTCGCGCAGGACCGCCATCGGGTCGGCGCCATCGGCATATTGCGCCTGCAGCTCGGCCAGCGCCTCGGCCGCGGCGCCGCGCAGGATCATGTCGAAAAGGTCCAGAACCCGACCGCGGTCGGCAA from Paracoccus aminovorans includes:
- a CDS encoding YdcH family protein, with the translated sequence MAAPHAIHEEFPNDAARIHELKVSDAHFARLLDEYDQVNDKVFGAESRHTPMSAEAETALRKQRAALKDEIARMLTGARA
- a CDS encoding MFS transporter — encoded protein: MPPQPNLKLAILALGLGAFAIGTSEFAAMGLLPWYANDLGITEPQAGHVVSAYALGVVVGAPITSILGARLPRRRYLAALIAAYGVMNLLAAVLPGYGTLVVTRFLAGLPHGGFLGVAMLFAADALPREQRAKGVTQVLLGLTVANIAGVPLAGVLGQGFGWRWGFALPGVLALLAGWLILRLAPRVGAAKDARPLDELKALGNPAVMLILLVGAIGFGGLFAVYSYLSAAMLATTQPPGWAVPAMLSAFGIGGTLGSILAARLTIRFGTWGAALRLMVFMALTQGFAAYAVGSWGLMLASSFLLGLGSGMVVPLQTRLMDVAGRAQSMAAAMNHAAFNAANALGPWLAGLALTAGWGWRSSGLVAVALSIAGMLALGLAWWHARNTGGTVQDHPARV
- a CDS encoding Hsp20 family protein, with the translated sequence MRNFDLTPLYRASVGFDRMADVMDRALSADIATYPPYNIEKTGENAYRISIAVAGFSADELTVEVRDGAVIVSGKKAAEEDGRTYLHRGIATRAFERRFTLADHVRVHGASHEDGMLNIDLLREIPEALKPRKIEIAKPAKAVEKLDA
- a CDS encoding DNA polymerase III subunit gamma/tau encodes the protein MSEEQTYQVLARKYRPETFADLVGQDAMVRTLKNAFAADRIAQAFIMTGIRGTGKTTTARIIAKGLNCIGPDGAGGPTTEPCGVCEHCVAISEGRHVDVMEMDAASRTGVNDIREIIESVHYRAASARYKIYIIDEVHMLSTSAFNALLKTLEEPPPHVKFIFATTEIRKVPVTVLSRCQRFDLRRIEPEVMIALLQKIAGREGAQIAEDALALITRAAEGSARDATSLLDQAISHGAGETTAPQVRAMLGLADRGRVLDLFDMILRGAAAEALAELQAQYADGADPMAVLRDLAEITHWVSIVKITPEAIEDPTIGPDERARGQQIAERIPMRALTRLWQMLLKALEEVGLAPNAMMAAEMAIIRLTHVADLPDPEALIRKVQASAAAGEFNRAAAPGAARSEAPRAAAPRAPIAARPDGSAAAIAVSPDALAGFPDFASVIELIRRMRDMKLLLDVEDHLRLVRYAPGRIDFNPTDDAPRDFAQRLAERLRGWTGGQRWAVVVVSEPGQPTISEQRTAREAQARARAMENPAVQAIFAHFPAAKIIKIRPAPQPVAVEKPAGEDTSPHELTEGPVAEVEEWDPFEDEE
- the infA gene encoding translation initiation factor IF-1; the encoded protein is MAKEEMLEFPGVVKELLPNATFRVELENGHEIIAHMAGKMRKNRIRVLAGDKVQVEMNTYDLTKGRINYRFK
- a CDS encoding DUF599 domain-containing protein — encoded protein: MHIDTSLPGAFTTADLCAVAWLFLAWLGIGWVTEHPPKGRPSVSVLMNEYRREWMRHFVARDPRIFDGNILTTLREGTAFFASACLIAVGGGLALIGKTDQLAGVARQFDLGHVPALKWEIKIVVVLFFVANALLRFVWSHRLFGYCAIMMASVPNSAGDPRALPAALQAAEINITAARSFNSGLRCVYFALGALGWLAGPLGLFLATSYVLFISWRREFASNSRRVILHGAPGVARVPPGEPQRQHPGD
- the recR gene encoding recombination mediator RecR; this translates as MASSGDEIETLIATMARLPGLGPRSARRIVLHLIRKRAGQMAQLAGLMGHVAENARECLVCGNVTGADICPICEDPARATGEICVVTDVADLWAMERGRAFRGRYHVLGGSLSALDEIGPEDLRIPQLLDRIAEENIAEVILALSATVEGQTTAHYIAEALAPTGVVVTGLAQGVPIGGELDYLDDGTIAAALRARRKL
- a CDS encoding Maf family protein, whose product is MPATPASASESQPSAPELILGSASPRRLELLAQIGIVPARILPAEIDEAPRRQEDPRDYVRRIAREKAEVLARQADGPILCADTAVVAGRRILGKPADAAEARQFLQLLSGRRHRVLTAVALLHDGRLRERLVATTLRFRPLTAAQIDAYLDSGEWRGKAGGYAIQGRAGAFAIWLQGSYSAVVGLPLAETAALLAAIGIREQTP
- a CDS encoding YbaB/EbfC family nucleoid-associated protein, with protein sequence MFKGLGDMGDLSKMMEAAQQMQTKMAEMQEELTRLTVTGESGAGLVKATATAKGELTALDIDPSIFKAEDKEVVEDLILAAIKDAQRRAQDRAAEEMARLTHELGLPADMKMPF
- a CDS encoding ribonuclease E/G, whose amino-acid sequence is MKGRQIVLGQIFGRDAAALMQDGRLEDLILDAAGATPLSPGAICRARVDRLVKGQGGVFLRLPDGARGYLRDRAGLREGQSLIVQVSGSAEEGKAIPVSSRLNFRGRSAIVTPGAPGVNVSRRIRDTALRDDLTQLGETALAGQGDPPGIVFRSVAAVTDGEEIAAELGELLDLARAVCTDREGGPELLLDAPEPAALAWQDWSDPPPDGIEEGPDAFETTGAAEAVRQLLHPRLDLGGGAWAEIEALRALVAIDVNTGSDHSPAAGLKANIALARDLPRQLRLRGLGGQIVVDFAPCPKRDRGTLDQVLRAAFRAESAETVLIGWTAMGLYEISRKRDRLPLSRLAREEPTP